The Ananas comosus cultivar F153 linkage group 4, ASM154086v1, whole genome shotgun sequence region AATTTTTACCGGAATACTTTACcggaatattattattttttatttataaaaatttactatctttcttattcaatcttacctaaccaaacgctatttttttttattctcaggaataattcaattttcatccaaacgcaaaatttatctaatccccgcttatatctcaatttatacaTATCTCTGCAATaaccactttttgcttatccccgaaccaaacgattcCTAAAAGTAGGAATATGTCAAGTCAAACATAATATTTCTTGTTCCTCCCTATCTTATAAGTTATTTCAGGAATAAAAGTATCGATTCCTTCAAATATTATTCCGTGACCAAACACAATGAACTCTGTGAGGATCTAACCAGTAAGAGAGAACTATAATAACCAGAAGAGTAAAGCAAGGAGTAACGACTAAGTAGAGTGACAAAGTTTGACCAAGCCAAGCCCAGTCCAATAGCCCCCAGGACTTCACAGACTGAGGCCCAATTGGCCCATTTaccaatttattattttttcagtccaatatttttgatattttgtattttagtaCAATCTATTCTCAAATTCTCCAATGCAAGTCACACCACATCCCCACGTCTCAGAGCAATCTCATCATCGGCGGGTTGCGACAGGTCCAAGTCATTACGGGAATAAGCGAGCATTGTGAGTTATTCCGTAGGATAGACTTAATCCCATCCTGTTGGGGGTTTCTTGTGTCCACGTCGagcattatttataataattttagattaatttttgtaaatatcctttcaaattgtaaaatataattgataCCCTTGCACACACTAATAAAGGATTTAGGATTGGGGCtttggatttaaaatttaagagggACATTTgtcataaatttatatatttagagaAATATGAATGGTAGATTAGATTTTGAAGAAGGGAGTTGGATGAGAGAGGTTGTAATCATAGCACTCATAATTTTATAGCTTGAGCGAGATTAATGTTCAGTGTAACAGATATTTTATACACTCATTGATCATAACATAGGTGACAATAACTTTGGAAAGCCTACAGTTTTAtgtcaaaaaagaaagaattataTAGAAACAACAACATTCAACTAAATATTGCAATTAcaggcggaaaaaaaaaaaaaacctaaatatTGGCATCTGATaaaagtagatagatagatagatcgtagtactctttttttgttttttttcaatatctATTTTACTGGAAACAATTATAGTATTTACTGAATTTACCTTCACAATCACAGTTTGGTATAATGAATACTTTCTCCAAAAAATAGTTCGAAAAGATCAAATATCGTGAATGAAAAAGGAgacaaaaaaaatctttttatagTTTCATTGGGTAATCGAGTGCTTAATTTGAATCACAATAAGTAAGGTTGAAGTCAAAAAGAGGTGACTGATAGTAATTAATCTATGATTATAATTAAACTAACAAAGTTTATAAGCTCCTTTTTGGTCAAGCTCATCATAATGATCTTAATTTGTCCAACCATGGTAGTCATGAATCCAACCAGTTTGGCAAAATTAACTCTAATATggcttatatatataacagagtTATACAATTATAGAAAAACATCAATCAGCTTCATTAAACGCGATGTCTGTTATTTTGTGTAAACTCATGCACAAAGCCTGGGGATCGTGTTACTTAGACATTCTAATCACACTTAGTTTTCAGTTCGAACCGTAGTGATTAATCTATGATTATAATTACATGTACATCATAAGGGATGTACATTTTATAAGCAACGACTCAAAAATTGATAAAACACTATGAATAGGATGTATGGGTAGCATTgctctcccttttttctttttctttttcttttttttttcttttttttttgagagagagataggtagcatgctacccgcttcgtttatttcatttagaaataaacttagctggaaatgtaaatcaactaggattcgaacttggatctcgggtaccaaccaccaagccctttgccacttgctctagagacggtgctctagggacggtcggtcattGCTCTCCCTTTTAAAGAGCACCAAAGTGGAGTTCATGTAACTCCCAATACCCTGGTTCATGGTCGACTTGGTAGACTGGGTccatttactattattattaatattataattatttgttcTTCTCCCAACAAGAGGATCCACCCACATCCAGCTATCCAACCTCTAGCTGAAGTAGCTCAAGCATTAAAAAACCCAACAGCTTCTCCCCCAACTCCTCTACACCTTCATTATGACACAAGAGGGGCAATCACAAAAAAGATGATGTAGACCTCTTACATGAAATGGATGTAAGTCGGAACCCTCCTTAGTTCTTTCCAAAGAGAAGCCAAAGCGCATCTAGCTCACTGTGGTGGCTCAGAAAAATGGCTTCTTCCCTCAAACTCTCCTACCAAAGGCTTGAGAAGCTCCCTCTTGAATCAGATGAAGATCATAAATTGATTAAAAAGAACTACTTAGAGGATCTTATGGTTGTTAGGAGGAGCAGAAGATGTGGCAGCAGCAATGGCGGTCGACAATGGTGGGGGTGGCGGCGAAGCAAGCCGAGGGTGAGAATAGCAGGGCTTAGAAGGCTTTGTAGGAGGAAGGGGAATCTAGTTGCTAAAGCATTGAGAGTGACAATGGCCAAGGTGGTGAGGAGGTTTAAGGAGGGAAAACCATACATTGGAGACTTATTTGCAGGGAATTACATGTTCATGCA contains the following coding sequences:
- the LOC109709173 gene encoding uncharacterized protein LOC109709173, translating into MASSLKLSYQRLEKLPLESDEDHKLIKKNYLEDLMVVRRSRRCGSSNGGRQWWGWRRSKPRVRIAGLRRLCRRKGNLVAKALRVTMAKVVRRFKEGKPYIGDLFAGNYMFMQVAPSPTMGSLKKSLPNYYYHHYNHHNIIIPTPTVRFNYI